ttctcttctgcaaaataaataaacccaattcctctagcctctcctcacaagtattgtgccccagccccctgaacAATTTGCTATCTGTGAAAAGGGCATGATAATCAGAAAGGGTGGCTGTTGAATTCACTAATATCTCTCCTAAGGTGCTTTGAACTCCTTAGCTGAGAAACGGTGTATCTTTGTCAAGCATTATTGCAATGTGCAGTTTAATATTTTGCGCTAGCACGGCAGCTTCTGTCTAATAACCTGTGCTTAACAAGTGTTACTGAACTGAAagactttgtttccctgcaagatgGGTAAGGATTGCATCCATTTGCTAGGTGAAGACTGGAGCACAAGCGTTGTTCAAGGTCCCAAAAAGCAAAACAGTGGCAGAGCCGGAACTAGAACTCAGGAGTTCCTGGCTTGCTATCCTGTACCCTTAGGAGATACTGCCGCTCCCATAGTCAGAGAGCTTCTTAAGCAGTCCTTTGCTTGGGGTATTAGTGCCACCAAAATCCATGCACCCATTAACAAAGTGCAAGTTCCACCTCTGCCTCCCATGTATGATCTTGCCATCTTTTTCATGAATGGAAGTCTGTGTGGTATATTTTGAGGCAACATTAGATTTTATATGGAGGGGAAGGCTTGCTATAGCTACTGAATGTGAACGGTCATCTGTTAGCACCAGTGAGTGGAACACACAATGCCTGATCCAGATTGCATCGTCGTCTAAACCCAAAATGATGCCACCAAACAAAGCTATATGCGTATACGGCACCACTATCAGGCCCATAGTCCTTTAAGTCACATCATGAGGTATATATCCAGTGGATTAATCCAGTTGTCCAGATGAATAAGGCAGGACTCAGGAAGTTCTCATTCAGAGCAGAACTATAGAGGTAAATCCTTCTCATTACCTGGAGAAAGAAGCCTGATCTGTGTATCATGGAAGATCACATCACTCAACAGGGCATAGAGCCACGATACCTTTGAGGTCTTGCAAACCTCGTCACCTCCTACACTGCTACCTCCCCTGACCCGCTGGAAAGTTTTAATCAAAGTACTCAACGGGAGTGTCATTGAAGCGACCCAAGGTTGGAGATTCCAAGGTGTCACCTCCAGTGTCCAAGTGTCACCAGCTGAACACATTTATTCAGGATCAGAATAAGAACCGGATTTGAAGCAGCTTTTATCAGATCAGTGTGACCCTAACCAGGGGTTTGCCCGATGCGTGGAAGGGATCTGGATCTTTCATTCTCCCACACACGATGTGCCATTTCATTTGGTCTGAATCTGTTGCGGGGCCATGCTGCTTTCAGCCTTGTGAGAGTACCTCAGGGAGAAGCTGTCTCTCCAATAGGCCCCTGAAATGGGCACTGAAAAACTGCCATGGGGGATTGAAAAAAGGTAGTCAAGTTTCCTTGAAATCATAATGCTAAATGTGAAAATATAAAGTGATGTAAAGAAAGTAAAGGAAAATTAATCTGTGACAGGGGAGAGGAAGTGACAGATTAGACTCCGATAACCAGTGGAAGAAAACCTCATAAGAAACCAGAGGTGAGCAGCAAGGATTTTCCTTCAGTGTCAGCGTTATCAATCTTTCTATTTTCCCCAAATGAGAAAATGTGACCCCAAACTCGAGGGCTAGTGTGCCTCAGAGCTGAACAGATAAGCTCCAGGGCCTGTTGGAAAATACTTATGCTTATGAGCTGACCCTCCCAATTCGCTCATCACCAAAAGAAAAGGTTTCTGTGTAGGTGACCCCAGAGGGCCCCGAATACAGAATCGAAAGTATGGTCTCCAGAGAATGGAAATCACCAAGGTTGAAAGAGAGGTGCGAGTTACAGTGGAAAAAATAATCTCTCTGTTGCATTAGCATAAGCAGATGGAATTACTATTACTCTGCTgtcattttttccccccccaaggCACAATTGACAAGTTGTATTTCCCCAACCTTTCTTTGCAAGGGACATGTGGGAGAGGTGGAGGAACGGCATCGGTTTGGGTGGACTGGTGTTTTGAGGTGGTACTACGAATCCTACCTGTTAGGTGTTTGGCTGGTGAGCCTTGCTCACAAGCTTAGTGTTGAAGCTTTGATCTGGAGTCAGGAAGACTTTTCCTCAAGCTCTGATAGCCAGGGACTTCAACAGAGAGCTGGGGCCGTTGCCTTGCTCTGCAGCGCAGGACGAGGATCTCCTGGTAGAATCGCTAGGGTGCACCTCACGTAATCAGGTCCCTGTTCCACTTACGGGAACTAAGACCATCCTCAATGAAGCTGTCCAAtattgtctcattgtttccttgcAATCCCGTGTCTGCCTGTATTATAGCATACCTCAATGATGATCGTTATTTGTATTGCCGTAACGCCTAGGAGCAGTAGTGCTGGACCACAGGATGTTGTACTAGCATAGGAAAAGCAACCTCTTCCATGCAGAACTTACGACCTGAGGGCGAGAGAAGAGACAGCAGATGGTTACAGGGCAATGGCGAGTGCAGAGACACAATGACACGGTTCTGGTCGGCACATCAGCAGCCCAACTCCTGTCTGGTTTGCTCTGGAGATCAGGGACGGCCTTTTTgttatttgtacagcacctggcacaagggGATCCTGGACCATGACTAGGATTCCCAGCACTGGTGGtaatatataataaaaagaaTGGCTTTCCATGCAAGAAATCCCCTCTGCCGCTGACTTGTAACTCTGCTTGTCAGTGGTTATATTAGGTTTTAGTGCATTTCCCATAGGAGCTGGGATTTTCCATTTGCACAGTTGTACCACCCCAGGCAACTatcttgtgtatgtgtgtgcgtgcatgtgtgtgcacatgtgcctgcacacatcCTTTCCTTATCAGTGCGTGCTAGTGATAAGCAATGCTCAGTTGTGCTGATAAGGCGACAGATCAGCATCTGTCCAGTGCAAATGGAAGTTTGGTGTTCCACAGTTTAAGTGGTGCATACACCAGAGCGATTGGAAACTTGAGCTGCTGAAGTTTTAACAATAATTAAAAGCTTGTGTGTGAGATGGGTGACAAGGGGAGAATCTGAAGCTGTTGTGTAAATGCAAGAGGTGCTAAAGTTTCACTAAActtttagaaataattttctccttaaaaggagaaaTTTGAGCAACGTTCAGCAAGCAGATGGGTGAAGGGGACCAGCCACCACTAACAAATAAACGAGCCAGAGAACACTTCCTCTTACAAGGGCTGCGCTGCAGTGTTTGCAATGAGGGAGGTAGTCCTGTACAGACATCAGTTAGTTGATCCCCATGCACCTTGCGGGGGCAGGAGTGTTACAGATGGGAAGATGCAGGTGCAAAGATGTGCAGTGGCTGGCTCAAATCCACAGGGAGAGCCCACGAAAGAGCTGGGATCAGAGCCGCAGAACTCGGGCCAGGCCTCGCTGGACACGGATACAGCTCCAGCAAAGCTGGTTTGTTCTCAGTCCAGCATATTGAagaaagtgaaaatgaagagggGAAAAACACCTTCTTCCCAAAGCTCTGCTTTGCCCTTGAAGAGTAAGGCAGTGCAGTGGTCACAGGCCTGCTCTGTCCCTTCATCGTTGTATCTCCTGGCACTCGCCAGGCAATGACTTACAGGCTAGTGCACGCTGAGCCAGATGGAGCCTGTGGCCATCCTAGAAATCACCCCGGGGGATTTTCAGTGCCCAGAACTGCTGTTCCCTTGTGCTGCCAGGTGGCCTAGCTCACCCCACTTGGGCACAGCAAGGAGGTGGGGAAGCAGCTGCTTAGCCCAGCCGCGTGTCTCCACAAGCATCACTGGCGCTGAGCGCGGGGTGCGGCCGGGGGGGTTTGTCCATAGTGTCTTCCTGCGGCCGTACAAGCCGACAGGTGTGCAGACGtgcgcaggcaggcagggctgcagctgcaatgtGCATGCACAGCTGGCCCGAGCGTGCAAGGCAGTGCATCCTCGGGGCTGGGAGTGCCTGGAACACTAGCACCGGCGTTGGCCAGCAACCAAGTCTGTCTCTTAGCAACCAGGACGCGGTGCTGTTGCAGACCGTGGGAATCACGACATCGCAGCCACGTGTGGCTCTTGGTCAGGCGCTGCCCATGGCCGGCCTCTGCGCCTCAGCCGCCTTCAGGGCGCACCTCCGCCGGCTGCACCTGTGGGAATTCCCCTGCGGCACCGGGAGCTGGGTAAGGGCTGGAGCCCGTCACTGCGTCTTGCAGCTGCCTGCAAACCTGGCAGCACCCACGCCCAGGCTCCCCCGGGCTGACGCTCTCCCCAAAGAGGGCTGTGGGCCTGGGGGTAGTAGCAGGGATTCCCTTTGCTCCCCGGAAAGCTGTATCCAGTCCCTTTAACCCGCAACAGACTAGGCTGTCCAGGAGAGAGGCTGCGCTCGTGGATCCTGGAGGCCCCTGGGGAGAGCAGCCTCACACACCTCCAGCCGGTGGATGTAGCTTGTTAAACCCCCCGCCCCACAGCGGCACGGAGGCAGGATGGCTCAGCCTCAGCCCCGGGGAGTCTCTCTGTCCTTGCtcccctgcagatgtgctcctcTGCCCCCTTTTTGTCCCATGCAGAACAAATCCTGGTCCGAGTCAAGGAAAAAGACACCTCATGGACATGTGGCCCAAAGAGCGGCAGGCGCAGCCCCGGGCGAGGAGGCCGACGTTCCTGGTGAGGAGAGCCTGGAGGCTTTAATGGAGTTTGTGAGCAGCCAGGGCTCGCCGTGGGCCCTGccgcctggctgcagccctgaggACCAGCACTTGAAGgaactggctgtgcagtccccacaGCTCATCCAGGACAGCTTCATCTTCTTGTTCTTCACGTCCTTGCGGCTCGTGGACAAAGGAGTGAGTGCAGCCACTGGGATCTTCCCTTATCTCGGCATAGAGAGAGAAGCTGAGCATAAGGTGGGGAGCCGGGGACCCCCGAGGTCTCGGCCGTGCTGGCCCTAGGAGCGCTGACTCGGGATGGGTGCTGGGCGAACACGGCAGTAGCACAAAGCAGCCTTTGTGCTGGTGCCGAGTGCCGGCAGCCTCCACTGAGTGCAGTGGGAGCGGCAGGAGACCAGCGCTCCCCGGCTCTGCCCCAGGGTTTGGATGAAGCGTGGCTGTGATGCTGCTGTTCCCACCGAGGCAAAGCCACGTTAACTTCAGCACCCCGGCACAGTATGTGCAGTCAGGCGTGTTACGTGGCCCGCAGGGAGCAAAATCAGAGTATGCACCCACCGAACCCGGGGGGGGGTGTTGCCAGCATAAGGACTACAGCATCAGGCCCCAGCGTTTGCCCTGTGTGTTTGCATCACGGTGCTAGGATGTACGTGTCTGCATCAGAGACAGGCAGCTGAAGGTGAATTTGAATCTCTTTCCAGGTGAGCGAAGTGGATGAGGAGCTGTTAAAGTTTCAGAACCTAGAAGAGCTTGTGCTCAGCGCGAATAAAATCAGCGAAATAAACTCCGCCAACCTCCCAAGAACACTGAAAGTAAGCAAGCTGGAGCCTATGCATCCTTCTGGGGTAAGGCAGCGGAGGCAGGACAGGCCGAGCCCCTCTCCCGTCTAACACATGGCAGTGACAGGCTGTGCTGAAAGCAGCGGTGGGAAGAGGGCACCGAAAACCAGCGGCGTCGAAGCACCCAATCCCCCAGctgatcctccttctttccctgGCAGGTCCTGGAGCTCTGCGGCAACAAGATAGTGGCTTTGCAGGATCTGTGCTCTCACCCACCACCACAGCTCCAGCACTTGGGGCTGGGCTACAACCTGCTTGGCTCCTCGGAGGATGAGCATCTCACTGGACAGTTCTGGTAACTCCACATGCTGAGCAGTGATCACAGCAGCGGTTAAAATAGTTGGTGTAAGGCGATGCATTGGGATCTGAGCCTGCTCACTGTGATTCAAACTGTTTTTTTCAAATCTGAGTAACTCTAGCAAGCAGAGAGCACCGCAGTAATGTAGAAGTGAAATACTAACCTCGCCTACTAACTCCTTTGCCCCGATGCCTGCAGTTTGACAACAGCTAGGCCGCTGGTGTACAGAGACTACTGCTTGTCATGCTGACCACTATAGTCCCATCTCTTATTCTGATGTCTGTACATCACCTGGCGTAATGGGAGAACGTAAGCCATGAGGAAAGCTCTGAGGCACTTTAGTGGTACAGCTCAATAAGTGCTAACAATGGCACTCAGTGAGGGGGATTAGGAAACTGGTTCCCCTCTGGGCAGGTTGCTTCACTGGAAGAGGGGGATTGCAATTCTTCCCCTAGACCAGCTGGTACTCATCTCTGCTGTAGACAGGACCATGGGTCTGACTGGGCAGTTGTTCCTTGCTCCTCATTTCAGCTAGCATTTTATACATGTGATTCCTGCAATATTTAATGGGAGTCTCCCCTGAGTAGGTATGTGAGGACTAGACCCTGTGCTGCTGAAGGACACAGTGTACTAGCTCACTGACACGATGCGTATCCTGTGCGCATCATGGTCTGGGTGGCACAGGAGTCTGGCAGATGGAGGATGTAAGTGCTAGGCTCTCTACTTGAATCCAGCTGATTTCTATAGGAGCTGCAAACTGTGGCCATCGGGTGAGGCGTGTAACACAATGACGGGTAACTAGGTTTCAGGGAGAGTCTTGCTTATGCTCCAGACTGCAACCAGTGATGTCTGTTCACGCACCCTAACCTTTGTTCTATTCCCTTTTAGGCCAAATCTTCTCTCTCTTGACCTAAGTTTTAATAATTTTACTGATCTGCTGGGTCTAGTCTCTAAACTGGCCACTCTGAGGAAGCTCCGAGTCCTCGTGCTGCAGGGCAATCCACTAGCTCTTATTCCTGGTTACAGAGGTTTGATCATAGACAGCCTGCCCAAGCTCTGCATCCTGGACGACGTGAGCATATTGCCTGATGAGAAGCATCGCTTCTATGGTTTGTCTAGTCAGCCAGGTGAGACTTTGTTTTGTAAGTATAGCAGTCATCTTTATTTTTGTCAACAGGCAGCTAGGTTGAGCGGATTGAACATGAGACCAGGAATCCCCTAAATCCACTGACCGTAGAAGCAGAGGGTTGGAACGGGCCTGAAAAGtcttccagcccagcccccgaAGCAGCCCAGAGTGACCCGAATCCCTCATCAAACTCAACCCACCATCATTTCAGTAAAGAGCGCGTGGGAGCTGCTGCGCCACACGCTCCATGCAAGCAGGGACTCAGTGGGAGATGTCAGATTGGGAACTGGTAACCTCTTGGTTAGAGGGCAGATGCTGTAGCATCGGAGCTGTCTCCTACGTCCTCCTCTGCTGATTGAGAAAACAGGGCGTTAATGGCTTCCTCTTTTCCCTTGCTCAGTTTactcccctgctctctgccttaGTTTTCCAAGCCAGAAAATTAAAATCATTATCCCTGCATATCTGGCTCACAGGGTGGGTTCTAAGGTTTAATTAACCAGTGCCTTTAAAATTAATGAGTGGAAGGGATGTCTTATCGCTGTGTTTTTAAATCACACTAGAGTGTTAAGGCCAGTTGTGTGTCGTCTCAACTCTTCCGATTTTCATGCTAAAGCAAGTTGAAGAAGGATGAGAAACTCGTTATGCAGCCCATGATTTTACTAGGCCAGTGTTGCTATGTGTTCCCTGCGCTGAACCTTGCACACTCATGACTTCCAGCGGCATCAGTAGGAACTTTTCACCTATATCAGACACCACAGAGATGGGTGGTGTGGCAGGTAGATCTACCCCTGGAAGAGCCAGCCAGCCCTGTTGGATTATTAGACCAGTAGAAGGGATCAGAGCATGGCTGTCGGTGCCTGAAATAACTTTTATGGGGAAAGAATTGCAGGTGAGAAATTGGTTTCccagaggggctgcagggagagatGCAGAGGGAAAGGCTTCTGGGCCTGCAGCCTGCTTTGGCTGAGGGAGAAGCTTTGTTGGGGTGAGTCTTGCATGTAATCACCAAAGCTGTGCCCTGCCAGACTTTGGAAAGGGTGCTAACCCTTCCTGCACTAGGGCATATAGGCCAGcaacctggctggcagcctcaTAACAGCCTAGCTAGAGGGTGACCCTTGTTGATTTGCCTGGACGCGACGATCTGCAGGGCCTGAATTTCAgacctgcagcccagctgctgtgAGATGCTAACTTTCCTTCCTAGTAGCATCAGCCTTTTGCTATCCAAGGAGTAGGCTGTATCGGATTAAGCATTACGGCCCCGCCTCAAGTGAACGATGACCCAGGCTGAGAAATAAGCAAGCTGGTGGGCTGTAGACTTTTATGTGATTTTAGGTCGTGTTTTCGCCCTGTGGGTTGGTGAAGAATGAGGGTCCTGACTCGAGAAGCTTTTCCCCACATGCTCAACTTTCAGTAGGAAAATACCCCACGTGTAGGCAGCTGCGTGCAGGCACCTGCCCACTCCCCAGGACGTGGGTTCATGCTCCCCTCAGCAAGGGAGCCCTCCTTCAAGCTCAGGATATTGCTTGTGCACTTGGGTTTGCTTCCTGGAAGCGGGGTAATCATGCCAAACTGTCTCTGGGAATACAGCAAGCCAGTGCTCGAGAaaaaggagctgtttgcatggctTGTGAGTGACCCCACGTGGCCTACGCTCGCTATGGCATTAGAAGGCCAAAAGCTATGGGCAGGCTGCGGTAGCAGGGATGGGTTGCTGAAGCAGAGGATTTTCTG
Above is a genomic segment from Alligator mississippiensis isolate rAllMis1 chromosome 10, rAllMis1, whole genome shotgun sequence containing:
- the LRRC43 gene encoding leucine-rich repeat-containing protein 43, which produces MCMHSWPERARQCILGAGSAWNTSTGVGQQPSLSLSNQDAVLLQTVGITTSQPRVALGQALPMAGLCASAAFRAHLRRLHLWEFPCGTGSWNKSWSESRKKTPHGHVAQRAAGAAPGEEADVPGEESLEALMEFVSSQGSPWALPPGCSPEDQHLKELAVQSPQLIQDSFIFLFFTSLRLVDKGVSEVDEELLKFQNLEELVLSANKISEINSANLPRTLKVLELCGNKIVALQDLCSHPPPQLQHLGLGYNLLGSSEDEHLTGQFWPNLLSLDLSFNNFTDLLGLVSKLATLRKLRVLVLQGNPLALIPGYRGLIIDSLPKLCILDDVSILPDEKHRFYGLSSQPELMVNEAQIVVTVGKIQGIPCPTTLEQLESGLDSPVIAYSYYVTYEFAEGENSKGAKSAEVPKLQESSAVATPYPKSPQRDTHEGDEVQSLLQQEMSANPANTHQTLRKPWAETVECSYRKEHVVTDLVALKGYLRAGTTVTVMEEKVLSWPVIASPVENASKKGKAEKGKQKDSAKGAKPSDKPKQKKEAPAELRSDPPILRTLGARHVKLESLLAGDKLVATVCDFGVLIPERITRPPSPKEKEGKKGKDRSKKPKPEGESTASQKPTAPAKGKGKHKESPEMKEDEETQPVPLTVEFHVQLLRWTAASDARR